The Syngnathus typhle isolate RoL2023-S1 ecotype Sweden linkage group LG1, RoL_Styp_1.0, whole genome shotgun sequence genome includes a window with the following:
- the rab9b gene encoding ras-related protein Rab-9B, with product MMSGKSLLLKVILLGDGGVGKSSLMNRYVTDRFDSQSFHTIGVEFLNRDLEVDGRFVTLQIWDTAGQERFKSLRTPFYRGADCCLLTFAVNDLQSFQNLCGWKKEFMYYSDVKDPERFPFVVLGNKVDMEQREVGEDEARAWCEENGCCPYFETSAKDDMNVTAAFEAAVREVLAAEDHVDHSVLSGTIDLHGNRKISRRSCC from the coding sequence atgatgagcgggaagagccTCCTGCTAAAGGTGATCCTGCTCGGGGATGGAGGAGTTGGAAAGTCCTCCTTGATGAACCGCTACGTCACCGATCGCTTTGACTCGCAGTCGTTCCACACCATTGGTGTTGAGTTCCTCAACAGAGACCTGGAAGTGGACGGACGCTTCGTCACCCTCCAAATCTGGGACACGGCCGGCCAGGAGCGCTTCAAGTCCTTGCGTACGCCTTTCTACCGAGGTGCCGACTGCTGCCTGCTCACATTCGCCGTGAATGACTTGCAGAGCTTCCAGAACCTCTGCGGCTGGAAGAAGGAATTCATGTATTATTCTGATGTGAAAGATCCTGAGCGGTTCCCTTTTGTGGTTCTGGGCAACAAGGTGGACATGGAGCAACGAGAAGTAGGGGAGGATGAAGCGCGGGCCTGGTGCGAGGAGAACGGCTGCTGTCCTTACTTTGAGACCAGCGCAAAGGACGACATGAACGTCACGGCTGCGTTCGAGGCAGCTGTCAGGGAGGTGCTGGCCGCCGAGGATCACGTCGACCACTCGGTACTGAGCGGGACGATAGATCTTCACGGCAACCGCAAAATATCTCGTAGGTCCTGCTGCTGA